From the genome of Rhizobacter sp. AJA081-3:
GCTGGCGCGCGCGCGCCTGCAGCTCGGCGTGCCATTCGCGCGGCAACTCGAGCTTGCGCAGCATCGCGACCTGGCTCTCGGCGCGGTCGGTGGTCTCCTTCTGGTACGCGGCTTTCGGCGCGTCGGCCGAGGCGAGCTTCTTCGCGTCGAAGGTCTGGAACTTCACCGCGTCGGCGCCGGCCTCGGCGGCCGCGTCGACGAGTTGCAGGGCCATCTCCAGCGAGCCGTTGTGGTTGACGCCGGCTTCGGCGATGACGTAGATGCGATCGGTCATTCGATGCTCCTCAGCACCATGAAGGCCTCGGCCGCCGGCGTGCCGGCGACGCCGCCACGCAGACAGGCCAGGGCACGAATCGCCTCGACGCTGCGCGGGAAGGGCGGTGGCCCCATCTCGCCAACGTACAGGGCCATGATCTCGAGCTTGCGCTCCAGCTGCGCAGCGATGTCGACGAACCGGTTCGGCCGAAATCCGCCGCCGCGCGGCAGCAGCCCGAACTCGGTCTCCGACAGCGTTTCGTAGCAGTTCACGTGGCGCACGCTCGGATAGCGGAACGACTTGGTGCAGGCGGCCGCCGCTTCGTACACGGCGGCGTGGTCGCTGTGCGCGTCCTGCGGGTGCGGCAGGTACAGCGTGTCCGGCCGGATCGAGGCCACGACGCGAGCGAACCAGTCGACCCGCTCGGCGATCGGCACCGTGTCCACCCGGGTGGCCGGGAACGGCGCGCGGTGCAGGCCGGCGAATCCGTAGGCGGCCGCGACCTGCTCGATCTCGCGCTCGCGCGGCGCCAGGCGTGCCGCGTCGAAGCCCGGCGCACCGGCCATCGTCGACGCGATCGCCCAGTGCACCTCGGCGCCGGCGGCGATCGCGCGCAGCAGCGTGCCGCCACAGCCCAGGGTCTCGTCGTCGGGATGGGGGGCTACCACGAGGATCGTGCTCACAGATAGTCTCCGGCGAGGGGCAGCTCGGCCAGTTCGTGGTCGAGCAGCCGCACGGCGTGGCTGCCGCACTTGACGAGGATCTGCCGGCCGTCGACGGCCAGTACCTTGCCAGGCTCCAGGTTCATGCGGCCCTCTGCCTGGGTCTCGCAGCGCCAGACCTTCACCGGCTGGTCGCCGCGGATGAAGTGGGCGCCCGGGTAGGGACGGGCCAGGGCACGCACCAGGTTGTGGATGGCCTCGGCACTCATCCGCCAGTCGATCTGGCCGTCGGCCATGCCCCGCCGCCGCCAGTGGTTGGCCAATCCATGATCCTGTTCGATCGCCTGCAGCGTGCCCCGCGCGAGCCCCTGCACGATGGCGGGGATCTGCACGCGCAGCGCCGCCACCACCTTCGCGTAGAGCGTCGACGCGTCGTCGGTGGGCAAGATCGGGATCGCCTGCTGGCTCAGCACCGGCCCGCTGTCGGCCTCGGCACGCATGAAGAAGAAGCTCGAGGCCGTCTGCTCCAGGCCGAGCGCCAGCGCCCAGACCAGCGGATGCCGCCCGCGATTGGCGGGCAGCGCCGCGGGGTGGAAGCCGACGATGCCGCGCGGTGCCGCGCCGAGCGTGCGCGGGCCGAGCAGTTTCGACCAGCCGACGCAGAACACCAGGTCGGCGCCCACCTGCTCGAGCCAGGCCGCCTGCTCGGCGTCCTCGGGCGCATCCTCGGCGACCAGCAGCGGCAGCCCGGCCTGCCGCGCCAGCGGCGCGAGGTCGACGAAGTCGGCGTTGAAGGTCGAGGCACGGCGGGTCAGCACGCCGACCAGCCGCGCCGTATCGGTGGGGATGTCCAGCAGGGACTGCAGGGCGACCCTGCTCGATTCGACGCAACCGACGAAGGCGATCCGCAACGTCATCGCACGGCCTCTGGCAGTTCGTGGAAGCGCTTAATCACCAGGCCGTCGAGCGGGTGCTCGCGCAGGGTCTGCGCAATGCGCCGCGCTGCGCCGGGCGTTCCGTACGGCGTCTCCCGGCGCGCGGCCACGGCCCGGTGGCCGGCGGACCGCGCGACCCGCAGCGCGGCGCGGATCGCCTCGGCCTCGGCCGCGCAGTGGATCACCGAAGGTGCCCGCAGGCGGCCCTGCTGTCGCTCGCCGATGTCGACCGTCGGCGTGCCGACGGCGGGGGCCTCGAGCAGCCCGCTCGAGGAGTTGCCGACGACCACGTCGACGAGCCGCATCAGGCTAAGGTAGCGCCGCGCGCCCAGGGTCTCGGCCAGCAGTACCCGGCCCGGACGCGCGGCCGCAAAGCGCTCGGCTTCGCGGCGCATCGACTGGCCGCCGGTGTCGGCGTTGACGCCGGTCAGCACGAGGCGCGGCTGCTCGTCGTCCAGTGCGTCGAGCAGCGTCCGCATGGCCTGGCCGGGGTCCTCGCCGCGCAGGGTGACCGGGTGGTATGTGACGAGGTAGCAGGGACTCGCCAGACGGATGCCCAGGTCGGCCTCGAGCGCAGCGCGGTCCAGCGGCTCGAGCCGCTCGATGTTATCCAGGCCGGTGGCGCTGACGACCCACACGCGTCGCGGATCCTCGCCCAGCTGGATGACCCGCCGACGGAAGGCCTCGGCCGCGACGAAGTGCAGGTGGGCCATCTTCGTGACCGCATGGCGGATGGCTTCGTCGATCAGGCCCTCGGTGGCCTCGCCACCGTGCAGGTGCGCGATCGGCAGCCGGGCGAGCATCGCCGCCTGCGCCGCGGCGAGCATCTCGTAGCGGTCGCCGAGCAGCACCAGCAGGTCCGGCGCCAGGCGCGCGAAGCTGTCGGCGAAGCCGACAGTCGCCGAAGCCATCGCGCGGGCGACGCCCGGCGGGCTGTCGTCGTCGAGCGGGATCGGCAGACGCGCGTCGATCGTGAAGCCGTCGGCCTCGATCGCCGCCACCGTCATGCCGAAGCGCGGCGACAGGTGCGCGCCCGTCACGACCAGCTGCAGCTCGACGTCGGGCGCCTGCTGCAGCTCGCGCAGCAGCCAGTACAGCAGCCCGTACTCGGCGCGGGTCGCGGTGACGACACAGATCCGGCGTCGGTTCATGCTCGCCTCAGGCTGCGCCGGCCGGAACCGAGCTCGGCAGGTTGACGACGCGCGCCTCCAGCCACTGCGCGACGCTCAGGTCGCCGTGCAGGCAATGGGCGTAGGCCGGCAGCCGGTTCATCAGCTGCCAGATCGGGCGGGTCATCACACCGCGTTCGTTGGTCGCGGCGAGTAGCGCATCGCGTTCGGCGTGGCCGTCGCAGATCACCGCGTTGAGCCAGTAGTTCGAGCGGCAGCCGGCCGGCTCGCGCACGAACTGCAGGCCGCTGCCGGCGAGCAGCGCGGCGTAGCGCTCGGCCAGCGCGCGTTTGGCGGCGACGAAGCCGTCGAGCTGCTCGAGCTGCGCGCAGCCGAGCGCCGCGTTCAGGTTCGGCAGGCGGTAGTTGTAGCCGACCTCGTCGTGGATGAACTCGTAGGGGTGCGGTCGCTTCGCGGTGGTCGTCAGGTACTTCGCGCGGGTGCCGAGCGCCTCGTCGGCCAGCACCATCCCGCCGCCACCGGTGGTGATGATCTTGTTGCCGTTGAAGCTCAGCGTGCCGAGCTGCCCGAAGGTGCCGGTGTGCCGGCCGTGGTACAGGCTGCCGAGCGACTCGGCGGCGTCCTCGACCAGCGGCAGCCGCCAGCGGGCGCAGACCTCCACCAGGCCGTCGAGGTCCGCCGGGTGGCCGAAGGTGTGCATCGGCAGGCAGGCGCGCACGGCCCGGCCGTCGCGGCGCAGCCGGCACGAGCCAGCGTCGTCGAGCGCGGCATGCTCCTCCAGCCAGGTCTGCAGCGCCGCGGGCGACAGGCCCATCGTGTGCCGGTCGACGTCGACGAACACCGGCTCGGCGCCGCAGTAGGCGATCGCGTTACAGGTCGCGACGAAGGTCAGCGGCTGGGTGACAACCAGGTCGCCCGCGCGCACGCCGGCGAGCATCAGTGCGACGTGCAGCGCGGCCGTGCCGTTGACCGTCGCAACCGCGCGCGGCGCGCCAGTGTAGGCGGCCATGTCGTGCTCGAAGCGGTCGACAAAGGCGCCGACGCTGGAGACGAATGTCGACTCGATTGTCTCGAGCAGGTACTCGCGCTCGCGACCCGGGAACTGCGGCGCGTGCAGCGGGATCGGCGCGTCGGTGCGGTACTCGTCGCGAATGAAGCGGATCAAGGCGTCGAACATGGTCGGCCGGTACGTTCGGGTCAGACGTTGTAGATCCCCGCCTTGTACTTGGCGAGGTTGGCCGGGCGAGTGAACCAGTCGATCGTCGCCTGCAGGCCGTGGCGCAGGTCAAAGGTCGGCTGGAAGCCAGTCAAACCGCGGATGCGGGCGTTGTCGCCCCACAAGCGCTGGACCTCGGACTTCTCCGGCCGCAGCCGCTGCGCGTCGCTCACGAATTCGACTTGGCTGCCCATCAGCTCGCGGATCAGCTCAAGCGTGGCGCGCACCGAGATCTCGTAGTTCGAGCTGATGTTGACCGTCTCGCCGACCGCCTGATCGCAGCGGGCCAGCTCGAGGAAGCCGCGGCAGGTATCGGCAACGTAATTGAAGTCGCGCGTCGGCGACAGGTCTCCGAGGCGGATCTCGCGCTGCCCGGCGGCAATTTGCGCCACGATGGTCGGGATCACGGCGCGGGCCGACTGGCGCGGACCGTAAGTGTTGAACGGCCGCGCAATTGTCAGCGGTAGCGCGAAGGCATTGTGGAAGCTCATCGCCATCGCGTCTGCGGCGATCTTCGAGGCGCTGTAAGGCGACTGGGGCTGCAGCGGGTGCTTCTCGTCGATCGGCACATAGCGCGCGGTGCCGTAGACCTCGCTGGTCGACGTGTGCACGAGCCGCGCGACGCCGTTGTCCAGCGCCGCTTGGCAAATGTTCAGCGTACCGGTGACGTTGGTGTCGACGTAACTGGCCGGCGCGTTGTACGAGTAGGGGATCGCGATCAGCGCGGCGAGGTGGAAGACGGTGTCGACGCCGCGTGAGATCGTGCGGCAGAAGTGCGCGTCGCGGATGTCGCCGCTGACGACCTCGATGTCCTTGAGGCACGCCAAATCTTCCAGCCAGCCCCATTGGTTGAACGAGTTGTACTGCGCGAGCGCCTTGACCTCATAGCCTTGCTCGACAAGCAGTTCAACGAGATGGGAGCCGATGAATCCATCTGCTCCAGTAACGAGGACCTTGCTGACAGTTGCCATGTTTTTCGCGATGTGAGTGATGGTTGCCGAGCGCGCTGAAACCTGCGTCATCCGGCCGAGCCAGGCGGGTGTGACCGCTGAAGTTCGTTTCGCAGTTCTTCGATGGTCGAATGGAGTCGCTCGAACTCCGCTTCCTTTCGAACAAGGAATGCTCGAGTCATGGTCAACTTTTCCCTGAGCCCCTTTGGGGTTAGCAGGTATGCGTAAGCCACCTTGTTGTCATTGCGCCTGAAGTTCTGCACCTTCAGCAATCCCTTGTCGAGCAAGGCATGCAAAACGTAGTGCGTCTTCCCGAGGCTCAAACCAAGTGCGTTGGAGAGTTGTCGCTGGGACAGTCGAGGTTCTTCCGACAGCAGGCGGAGCGCGGACAGCAGTAGAGTCGTTTCCCTTTCGGTTTCAGCAACGTCTGGGTGTGCGCGCTCGTCGTCTAGGGGTGCGTTCATGGCGTGAACGCATAGTCTATCGTAGTCGGGCGCGCTGGCTCTAGTACCGACGCGCCTCAGTCGAAAATTCTCGCGACCAGCAGAGGAAGGCCGGCGCGGTCCTTTTCGGACAATCCATACGCCGTACCTAAGTTGGGCCACTCGATTGCAAGTGTCGTGTCGTCGTGCCGGATACAGCCTTCTGACACGGATGCGTAGTAATTCGTGGTCTTGTAGAGGAAATCAGCGGCTTCACTGAGCACCAAGAAGCCATGCGCCATGCCTTCCGGAAGCCAGAGCTGGCGATGGTTGTCTCCGCTAAGTTCGACACCGACCCAGTGCCCGAATGTCTTGCTGCTGCGCCGAATGTCGACTGCCACATCGAACACTCGACCTTGCGTGACCCGCACAAGCTTCCCCTGCGCGTGGGGAGGCAGCTGGTAATGCAAGCCACGCAGCACGCCCGTAGTTGACCGCGAATGATTGTCTTGCACAAACTCGACATGCCGGCCCACGGCCTCGTCAAAGGTCCGTTGGTTGAAACTCTCCATGAAGAAGCCGCGCTCGTCGCCGAACACCTTCGGTTCGAGGATCAAGACATCCGGAATCGCGGTGGGGGTGATCTTCATCAGTACACCTGTTCCTTCAGCAGCTTGGCCAGGTACTGCCCATACCCGTTCTTCAGCATGGGCTGCGCCAGCGCATTGAGGCGCTCCGAATCGATCCAGCCCGAGCGCCAGGCAATCTCCTCCGGGCAGGCCACCTTCAGGCCCTGGCGCTTTTCGAGCGTGGCGATGAACTGCCCGGCCTCGAGCAGGCTGTCGTGCGTGCCGGTGTCCAGCCAGGCGTAGCCGCGGCCCATGATCTCGACGTCGAGCTGGCCCTGAATCAAGTAGCGCGCATTGACGTCGGTGATCTCGAGTTCGCCACGTGCGGATGGCTTGATGCTCGCCGCGATGTCGCACACCTGCTCGTCGTAGAAGTACAGGCCCGTGACGGCGTAGTTGCTCTTCGGCATTTTCGGCTTCTCTTCGATGCTCAATGCCCGCTTGTCGGCATCGAAGGCGACTACGCCGTAACGCTCGGGGTCGGTCACGTGGTAGGCGAACACGGTGGCGCCGGCCACGCGCGCGTTGGCGTCGTTGAGCAGGCGCTGGAAGTCGTGGCCGTAGAAGATGTTGTCGCCGAGCACCAGCGCGCTCGGGTGGCCGTCGACGAAGGATCGGCCGAGGATGAAGGCCTGCGCCAGGCCGTCGGGGCTGGGCTGCACGCAGTAGCGGATCGAGATGCCCCACTGCGAGCCGTCGCCGAGCAGTGCCTCGAAGCGCGGCGTGTCCTGCGGCGTGCTGATGAGCAGGATCTCGCGGATGCCGGCGAGCATCATGGTCGACAGCGGGTAGTACACCATCGGCTTGTCGTAGACCGGCAGCAGCTGCTTGCTCATCGCCAGGGTGGCCGGGTGCAGCCGGGTGCCGGAGCCTCCGGCGAGGATGATGCCTTTGCGGTTCATGCGGGCTTGTCTCCGGGTCAGCGGCCGAGCACTTCGGTCAGCATGCGGTCGACGCCGTGGCGCCAGTCGGGCAGCACCACGCCGAAGCGGCTGCGCAGGCGCGACGTGTCCAGGCGCGAGTTGAGGGGGCGCTTCGCCGGCGTCGGGAAGGCGCTGGTGGGCACCGCCTCGATGGCGCCCAGCGCCACCTTGACGGCCACGCCGGCGGCGCGCGCGAAGTCGATCACATGGCTCGCGTAGCCGTGCCAGCTGGTCTGGCCGGCGGCGACGGCGTGATAGGTGCCGGCCACGGAGGCGTCCGAGCGCGCGGTGCGCAGCATGTGGGCGCTGAGGTCGGCCAGCAGGTCGGCGCCGGTGGGTGCGCCGATCTGGTCGTCGATGACGCGCAGTTGCTCGCGTTCCTGCGCGAGCTTGAGCATGGTGCGCGCGAAGTTGCCGCCGCGCGCTCCGTACACCCAGCTCGTGCGCAGCAGCAGGTGGCGGCAGCCGCTGGCACGGATCGCCTGCTCGCCCTCGAGCTTGGTGAGGCCGTAGACGTTGAGCGGGCCGGTCGGCGCGTCTTCGCCGCGCGGCGCGTCGCCGCTGCCGTCGAACACGTAGTCGGTGCTGTAGTGCAGCAGCCAGGCACCGCAGGCCGCGGCTTCGCGCGCCAGCACGGCCGGGGCTTCGGCATTGATGGCACGGGCAAGATCGGGCTCGCTCTCGGCCTTGTCGACGGCGGTGTGGGCGGCGGCATTGACGATCACGTCGGGTGCCACCGCGCGCACCGTGGCGGCCAGGCCCTGCGGCTTCGAGAAGTCGGCGCTCAGCGGCCCGGGACTGTCGAAGTCCAGTGCGACGACCTCGCCCAGCGTGGCCAGTGCGCGCTGAAGTTCCCAGCCGACTTGGCCGTTCTTGCCGAGCAGCAGGATCTTCATGCGGCCGTGCGCGCGCTGTAGTTCGTCGCGACCCAGTCGCGATAGCTGCCGCTCTGCACGTGCTGCACCCAGTCGGCGTTGTCGAGGTACCAGCGCACCGTCTTGCGGATGCCGGTCTCGAAGGTCTCGGCCGGCCGCCAGCCGAGTTCGCGCTCGATCTTGCGAGCGTCGATGGCGTAGCGGCGGTCGTGGCCGGGCCGGTCGGTGACGTGGGTGATCAGCCGCGCGTAGGACCCGGCCGCATCGGGGCGCATCTCGTCGAGCAGCGCGCAGATGCTGCGCACGATCTCGATGTTGGGCCGCTCGTTCCAGCCGCCCACGTTGTAGGTCTCGCCGGGCCGGCCTTTGGCCAGCACGGCACGGATCGCCGCGGCGTGGTCCTTCACGTACAGCCAGTCGCGCACCTGCATGCCGTCGCCGTACACCGGCAGCGGCTTGCCCGCCAGTGCGTTGACGATCATCAGCGGGATCAGCTTCTCGGGGAAGTGGTAGGGCCCGTAGTTGTTCGAGCAGTTCGTCGTCAGCACCGGCAGCCCGTAGGTGTGGTGCCAGGCGCGGACGAGGTGGTCGCTGGCGGCCTTGCTGGCCGAATAGGGGCTGTTCGGTTCGTAGGTGTGGGTCTCGGTGAAGGCCGGGTCACCCGGGCCGAGCGAGCCGTACACCTCGTCGGTCGAGACGTGGTGGAAGCGGAATGCGGACTTCGCGTCGCCGGCCAGACACGACCAGTGCGCGCGCACCGCCTCGAGCAGGGTGTAGGTGCCCTCGATATTCGTCTTGATGAAGGCGCCGGGGCCGTGGATGCTGCGATCGACGTGGCTTTCGGCCGCGAAATGGATCACCGCACGCGGGCGGTGCTCGGCGAGCAGGCGGTCGAGCAGTGCGCGGTCGCCGATGTCGCCCCTGACGAAGACGTGGCGGGAATCGTAGGCCAGCGACTTCAGGCTCTCGAGGTTGCCGGCGTAGGTGAGTGCATCGAGATTGAGCACCGGCTCGCCGGTGGTGGCGATCCAGTCGAGGACGAAGTTGGCGCCGATGAAGCCGGCGCCGCCGGTGACGAGGATCATGAATGCACGGCTTTGATGTTCTGGCGAACCTGGCATTCTAGGCGGGCAGAAGGGCCAGATTTTGATCCATGCTGCGCTGCGGCGATAATGGTGGGATGAGTGACCCCACCCCCGGCGACGCCATCAGCATCGCCACCCCCGAGGCCGCACCACCCGCGCCGGCCCGTTTCGACACCCTGCCGCTGGACGAGAAACTGCTTCGCGCGGTCGCCGACTCCGGCTACCAGACGATGACGCCCATCCAGGCGAAGGCCATCCCGATCGTGCTGGCCGGCCGCGACGTGATGGGTGCCGCGCAGACGGGCACCGGCAAGACGGCCGCGTTCTCGATCCCGCTGCTGCAGAAGATGCTCAAGCACGAGAACCCGAGCATGTCGCCGGCGCGCCACCCGGTGCGCGCCCTCGTGCTGGCGCCCACGCGCGAGCTGGCCGACCAGGTCGCCAACAACGTCAAGCAGTACTCCAAGTTCACCAAGCTGCGCGCCACCGTGGTGTTCGGCGGCATCGACATGAAGCCGCAGACGCTGGAGCTCAAGGCCGGTGTCGAGGTGCTGATCGCCACGCCGGGCCGCCTGCTCGACCACATCGAAGCGAAGAACTGCGTGCTCAACCAGGTCGAGTACGTCGTGCTCGACGAGGCCGACCGCATGCTCGACATCGGCTTCCTGCCCGACCTGCAGCGCATCCTCAGCTACCTGCCCAAGCAGCGCCAGACGCTGCTGTTCTCGGCCACCTTCTCGCCGGAGATCAAGCGCCTGGCCGAGAGCTACCTGCAGGATCCGATCCTCGTCGAGGTGGCCCGGCCCAACGCCACCGCCACCAACGTCGAACAGCGCTTTTTCAGCGTGGCGCCCGACGACAAGCGGCGCGCGGTACTGAAGATGCTCAAGGACCGCGCGATCACGCAGGCTTTGGTCTTCGTCAATTCCAAGCTCGGTTGTGCCCGCCTGGCGCGTTCGTTCGAGCGTGACGGCCTGCGCACCAACGCGCTGCACGGCGACAAGAGCCAGGACGAGCGGCTGAAGGCGCTCGACGCCTTCAAGCGCGGCGAAGTCGATGTGCTGGTGGCCACCGACGTGGCCGCGCGCGGGCTGGACATCGCCGACCTGCCGGCGGTGTTCAACTTCGACGTGCCCTTCAATGCCGAGGACTACGTGCACCGCATCGGCCGCACCGGCCGCGCCGGCGCCTCGGGCCTCGCGGTGACGCTGGTCTCGCGCGACGACATGCGCATGGTCGGCGACATCGAAAAGCTGATCAAGAAGAAGATCGAGATCGACCCCTTCGAGTTCGACGACGAGCCGCCGCGCCGCGAGAGCTTCCGCGACCGCACGCGACGCGAGGGCGAAGATGAGCGCCCGGCGTGCACGGTGGCCCCGCGCGCCAGTGCGCCGTCGCCGCGGCAGGCGCCGAGCGACCCCTTCTTCGACCAGCCCTACGTGGCCAGCGGCAACGAGACCGAAGCCGCCTGGGAGCAGAAGACGCTGCAGACCTCGCCGCGCAGCGGCCTGTCGCCCTACATCAAGCCGAAGAAGAAGGTCGCTGCGCTGTTCGGCGGCCAGAAGGCGGCCGACGAGGTGTCCTCGTCCTGACGCCTGCGGCCGGCCTCAGCCGGCCAGGAAGGCGAACACCACGGGCCGGTCGGCAGGCAAGGCCGACGGGCGGGCTCGCCAGCCCGAGACGCTGTCGGTGCGGGTAAAGGCACCTGGCGCCGTGAGGCCACAGCTCACCGACACGCGGGTGGCCGGCTGCAGATGCGCGAGCAGCGCTTCCAGCAGCGCGCCGTTGCGGTAGGGCGTCTCGATGACGATCTGCGTCTGTTGCGTGCGGCGCGAGAGTGCCTCGAGTTCGCGAATGCGGGCCGTGCGCTCGGCCGCATCGACCGGCAGGTAACCGACGAAGGCGAAGCTCTGGCCGTTCAGGCCGCTGGCCGCCAGCGCCAGCAGGAGCGAACTCGGGCCGGGCAGGGCGATCACTTCGAGCCCTTGGGCGTGGGCCGCCTGCACGAGAGCCGCGCCCGGGTCGGCCACGGCCGGCAGTCCGGCTTCGGAGATCAAGCCGAGGTCGGCGCCGCCGCGCGCCGATGCCAGCAAGGGCGAGAGATCGGGTGTGGCCGCGGACTTGCCGCCCTTGGCTGGGCGCGGCAGCTCGACGATTTCGATCTGCTGCAGTGGTCGGGCCAGCGGCACGATGTGGCCCACGCGCTTGAGGAAAGCGCGCGTACTGCGCGCGTTCTCGGCCACCCAATGATCCAGCCGCGCCGCGATGCGGATCACGCCCAGCGGCAGCACCTCGTCCAGCGGCACGGCTTCGGAGGCGCCGTCGATGCCGAAGTCCAGCGCGTTCGGCACGAGGTAGAGGCGGCCCACCGGCTCGGTCATGGCTGCAGCGGATCGAATCCGGCCGCGCGCAACAGCTCGCAGGTGCGGATCAGCGGCAGGCCGACCAGCGCCGTGGGATCGTCGGATTCGATCGCCTGCAGCAGCGCGATGCCCAGCGTCTCGCACTTGGCGCTGCCGGCGCAGTCGTAGGGCTGCTCGGCGCGCAGGTAGTGTTCGATCTCGGCGTCGGACAGCATGCGAAAGTGCACCGTGACCGGCGCCAGCGCCGCGCCGGCATAGCCTGTGGCGCCACGCTGGACGGCCACGGCCGTGTGGAACACCACACTGCGCCCGCGCATCGTGCGCAGCTGCTGCACGGCTCGCTCGTGCGTACCCGGCTTGCCGATGGGCTGGCCGTCGAGTTCGGCGACCTGGTCGGAGCCGATCACTACGGCGTTCGGGTGCAGCACCGCGACGACCGCCGCCTTGGCATGCGCCAGCCGCACGGCCAGGTCGGCCGGTGCCTCTCCCGGCCTGGGTGTCTCGTCCACCTGCGGCGAGACGACCTCGAAAGGCAGGCGCAGGCGCTCGAGCAACTCGCGTCGGTAGCGTGAGGTGGAGGCGAGGATCAGCGGCGGGCGTGCGGTCATGGCCGGATTGTCCCATCGGCGCCCGTACACTCGGCGCCATGAGTGCGCGTTCAAGAGACCCCTCGCGGCTGGACGTCGAGCCCTTCGCCAAGGAGGGTGGCGAGCTGGAAGGCGAGTGGCCGCTGCGACAGTTGCGGCGGCTTGCCGAAACCGCGCACCCCGAGGCACGGCCGACCGAATCGGACAGGGTCCACTGGCAGGCCCGCGGCGAGATGCGGCCGGTGCGTGGCGCGGCGCCACAGCCGTGGCTGCACCTGAGCGCGCAGACCTCG
Proteins encoded in this window:
- a CDS encoding DEAD/DEAH box helicase encodes the protein MSDPTPGDAISIATPEAAPPAPARFDTLPLDEKLLRAVADSGYQTMTPIQAKAIPIVLAGRDVMGAAQTGTGKTAAFSIPLLQKMLKHENPSMSPARHPVRALVLAPTRELADQVANNVKQYSKFTKLRATVVFGGIDMKPQTLELKAGVEVLIATPGRLLDHIEAKNCVLNQVEYVVLDEADRMLDIGFLPDLQRILSYLPKQRQTLLFSATFSPEIKRLAESYLQDPILVEVARPNATATNVEQRFFSVAPDDKRRAVLKMLKDRAITQALVFVNSKLGCARLARSFERDGLRTNALHGDKSQDERLKALDAFKRGEVDVLVATDVAARGLDIADLPAVFNFDVPFNAEDYVHRIGRTGRAGASGLAVTLVSRDDMRMVGDIEKLIKKKIEIDPFEFDDEPPRRESFRDRTRREGEDERPACTVAPRASAPSPRQAPSDPFFDQPYVASGNETEAAWEQKTLQTSPRSGLSPYIKPKKKVAALFGGQKAADEVSSS
- a CDS encoding SAM-dependent methyltransferase, which encodes MTEPVGRLYLVPNALDFGIDGASEAVPLDEVLPLGVIRIAARLDHWVAENARSTRAFLKRVGHIVPLARPLQQIEIVELPRPAKGGKSAATPDLSPLLASARGGADLGLISEAGLPAVADPGAALVQAAHAQGLEVIALPGPSSLLLALAASGLNGQSFAFVGYLPVDAAERTARIRELEALSRRTQQTQIVIETPYRNGALLEALLAHLQPATRVSVSCGLTAPGAFTRTDSVSGWRARPSALPADRPVVFAFLAG
- a CDS encoding Maf family nucleotide pyrophosphatase encodes the protein MTARPPLILASTSRYRRELLERLRLPFEVVSPQVDETPRPGEAPADLAVRLAHAKAAVVAVLHPNAVVIGSDQVAELDGQPIGKPGTHERAVQQLRTMRGRSVVFHTAVAVQRGATGYAGAALAPVTVHFRMLSDAEIEHYLRAEQPYDCAGSAKCETLGIALLQAIESDDPTALVGLPLIRTCELLRAAGFDPLQP